A DNA window from Jaculus jaculus isolate mJacJac1 chromosome 1, mJacJac1.mat.Y.cur, whole genome shotgun sequence contains the following coding sequences:
- the Ces4a gene encoding carboxylesterase 4A: protein MKRMLGLILALCLVVKTALGVSHIKEPLVVTKYGILQGKQVHVGKMAINVFLGVPFSRPPVGAHRFAPPEPPEPWRGIRRATNYPPGCLQESWGQVASMYLNTRKQYQWLSFSEDCLYLNVYAPVHARGDPLLPVMVWFHGGAFLVGSASTYEGSELAARENVVLVFLQYRLGILGFFSTGDSQARGNWGMLDQIEALRWVQENIEAFGGDSDRVTLFGQSAGSMCISGLLMSPLAAGLFHRAISQSGTAMLKNFITRDPLKVARKIARQAGCNHNNTRIMVDCLRALSEAQVMLVSKKMSFFQVNSHKDPQDIIWFPSPVVDGLVLPDDPAVLMARRQVSPVPYLLGVNSMEFNWNLPYIMKFRVTTHVKNSKFLAKLLWSASTLLNITKEQIPLVVKEYVSDADKHDWKTLRSHLLDLVGDATFVYSTLQTARYHRDAGFPVYLYEFERHAPLNIIVKPRIDGADHGDELSFIFGSPFSKGSSTGEEKAFSLQVMKYWANFARTGDPNDGKLLYWPRYDKDEKYLQLDFTTKVGVKLKEKKMAFWQRLRQPSTL from the exons ATGAAGCGGATGCTGGGCTTGATTCTCGCCCTGTGTCTGGTGGTGAAGACAGCCCTGG GTGTTTCCCATATCAAGGAGCCTCTTGTGGTCACCAAATATGGGATCCTTCAAGGAAAGCAGGTGCATGTGGGCAAGATGGCCATCAATGTCTTCCTAGGAGTCCCCTTCTCCAGACCTCCTGTAGGTGCCCACAGATTTGCTCCTCCAGAACCCCCGGAACCCTGGAGAGGAATTAGACGCGCTACAAACTACCCCCCTGG GTGTCTTCAGGAGTCCTGGGGGCAGGTAGCCTCCATGTACCTAAACACGCGGAAACAGTACCAGTGGCTGAGCTTCAGTGAGGACTGCCTCTACCTGAACGTGTATGCGCCGGTGCACGCGCGAGGGGACCCACTGCTGCCG GTGATGGTCTGGTTCCACGGAGGCGCCTTCCTGGTGGGCTCCGCTTCCACCTACGAGGGCTCAGAGTTGGCAGCGCGGGAGAACGTGGTGCTGGTGTTTCTGCAGTACAGGCTGGGCATCCTGGGCTTCTTCAG CACTGGTGACAGTCAAGCCCGAGGGAACTGGGGGATGCTGGACCAGATAGAGGCTCTGCGCTGGGTGCAGGAGAACATTGAGGCCTTTGGTGGAGACTCCGACAGAGTGACATTGTTTGGCCAGTCTGCTGGATCCATGTGCATCTCAGGActg CTGATGTCACCCCTAGCTGCGGGTCTCTTCCATCGGGCCATTTCCCAGAGTGGCACTGCGATGTTAAAAAACTTCATCACTCGTGACCCACTGAAGGTGGCCAGG AAGATTGCTCGCCAGGCCGGCTGCAACCATAACAACACAAGGATCATGGTGGATTGTCTGAGGGCTCTATCAGAAGCCCAGGTGATGCTTGTGTCCAAGAAAATG AGTTTCTTCCAAGTGAACTCCCATAAAGATCCTCAAGAT ATTATATGGTTCCCGAGCCCAGTGGTGGATGGCTTGGTGTTACCAGACGACCCTGCTGTGCTCATGGCCCGGAGGCAGGTTTCACCTGTGCCCTACCTTCTAGGTGTCAACAGCATGGAATTCAACTGGAACTTGCCTTAT ATCATGAAGTTCCGGGTAACCACGCATGTAAAGAACAGCAAATTCCTCGCCAAGCTGCTCTGGAGTGCCAGCACCCTGCTG AATATCACTAAGGAGCAGATACCACTGGTGGTGAAGGAGTATGTAAGTGACGCCGATAAGCACGACTGGAAGACGCTCAGAAGCCATTTGCTAGACCTAGTTGGAGATGCCACCTTCGTGTACTCCACGCTGCAAACTGCCCGCTACCACCGGG ATGCTGGCTTTCCTGTCTACCTATATGAGTTTGAGCGCCATGCTCCCCTGAACATAATTGTCAAACCTCGCATTGATGGAGCAGACCATGGGGATGAGCTTTCCTTCATCTTCGGAAGCCCTTTCTCCAAAG GCTCATCCACGGGTGAAGAAAAAGCATTCAGCCTCCAGGTCATGAAATACTGGGCCAACTTTGCCCGTACAGG GGACCCCAATGATGGGAAGCTGCTTTACTGGCCACGCTATGACAAGGATGAAAAATACCTGCAGCTGGATTTTACCACAAAAGTGGGTGTGAAGCTCAAGGAGAAGAAGATGGCTTTCTGGCAAAGGCTGCGGCAGCCTTCGACACTTTAG